A DNA window from Amycolatopsis sp. DSM 110486 contains the following coding sequences:
- a CDS encoding SDR family NAD(P)-dependent oxidoreductase, with protein sequence MNPTLSDLSGHVVIVTGAGSGIGRASAEAFAHAGAKVLVVGRRVEALAETAARHPVIEVHAADLARTGAAESVVDAALHRWGRLDVLVNNAGIFTGMPLADTTAEGVERLFAVNVVAPSLLARAALKPLRESRGAIVNVSSTFGHRPLAGAAHYGASKAAVESLTRSWALELAPDGVRVNAVAPGPTESEALVSAGLSPEEVDRVKAAEVERIPLGRRGQPADVAAWIVRLADPHAAWLTGQVLAVDGGLALAA encoded by the coding sequence GTGAACCCGACGTTGAGCGACCTGTCCGGACACGTCGTGATCGTCACCGGTGCCGGATCGGGCATCGGCCGCGCGAGCGCGGAGGCGTTCGCGCACGCGGGGGCGAAAGTCCTCGTCGTCGGCCGGCGGGTCGAAGCCCTCGCCGAGACCGCCGCCCGGCATCCGGTGATCGAGGTCCACGCGGCCGACCTGGCGCGAACCGGGGCCGCGGAGTCCGTTGTGGACGCCGCACTGCACCGCTGGGGCCGGCTCGACGTGCTGGTCAACAACGCCGGCATCTTCACCGGGATGCCGCTCGCCGACACTACCGCCGAGGGTGTCGAGCGCCTGTTCGCCGTCAACGTCGTCGCGCCCAGCCTGCTCGCGCGCGCCGCGCTGAAGCCATTGCGCGAAAGCCGAGGCGCGATCGTCAACGTCTCCAGCACCTTCGGCCACCGCCCGCTGGCCGGCGCGGCCCATTACGGCGCCTCGAAGGCGGCCGTCGAATCCCTCACGCGCAGCTGGGCACTCGAGCTGGCGCCCGACGGAGTGCGCGTCAACGCGGTCGCCCCCGGGCCGACGGAGAGCGAAGCGCTGGTGTCGGCAGGCCTGTCACCAGAGGAGGTCGACCGCGTCAAGGCAGCCGAGGTTGAGCGCATCCCGCTGGGCCGCCGTGGTCAGCCGGCCGACGTCGCCGCCTGGATCGTGCGGCTGGCCGACCCGCACGCGGCCTGGCTCACCGGCCAGGTCCTCGCCGTGGACGGCGGGCTGGCGCTGGCCGCCTGA
- a CDS encoding helix-turn-helix transcriptional regulator, which translates to MRHPTPPPAPEDMKLAEVLSALSDSVRLGLVRQLADGAERKWGDLRAPVAKSTLSHHLKTLRGAGVTETREDGTRCFVTLRRRALDQRFPGLLDAVLKAADEEQIGQAPALDRTAPRP; encoded by the coding sequence ATGAGGCACCCGACGCCCCCGCCGGCGCCCGAGGACATGAAGCTGGCCGAGGTGCTCTCCGCGTTGAGCGACTCCGTGCGCCTCGGCCTGGTGCGCCAGCTCGCCGACGGCGCCGAACGCAAGTGGGGCGACCTGCGTGCGCCCGTCGCGAAATCCACGCTCAGCCACCACCTGAAGACGCTCCGCGGCGCCGGCGTCACCGAAACCCGCGAAGACGGCACCCGTTGCTTCGTCACCCTCCGCCGTCGCGCGCTCGACCAGCGGTTTCCCGGCCTCCTGGACGCGGTGCTGAAGGCCGCCGACGAAGAGCAGATCGGCCAAGCGCCCGCGCTCGACAGGACCGCCCCGCGCCCCTAA
- a CDS encoding alpha/beta fold hydrolase, whose product MPTIELSAGPIDYVDTGGPGPVVVFTHGFPMNETQWRKVVPLLAGYRCVLPTLPLGAHRKPMRRDADLSQRGQALLLGEFLERLGLADVTLVLNDWGGPQFLVSEGRADRVGRLVLVACEAFDNFPPPPARPLARLAEVPGGVWLLMRLLRTKFFRHNEKTYGGLAKHGIPDTVLDDWFAPATRDRAIRRDLAKFAVSTPGHDVLLRWTARLSDFDRPVLVVWAPEDRMMPVPHGRRLAELFPGGRLVEIADSWTLVPEDQPDRLAEVLRKFLPAAV is encoded by the coding sequence ATGCCGACGATCGAACTGTCCGCCGGGCCGATCGACTACGTCGACACCGGCGGCCCCGGACCCGTGGTCGTGTTCACGCACGGCTTTCCGATGAACGAGACGCAGTGGCGCAAGGTCGTCCCGCTGCTGGCCGGCTACCGCTGCGTGCTGCCGACGCTCCCCCTCGGCGCCCACCGCAAGCCGATGCGCCGCGACGCGGACCTCTCCCAGCGCGGCCAGGCACTGCTGCTCGGCGAGTTCCTGGAACGCCTCGGCCTCGCCGACGTCACCCTCGTCCTCAACGACTGGGGCGGCCCGCAGTTCCTCGTCTCCGAAGGCCGCGCCGACCGCGTCGGCCGCCTGGTGCTCGTCGCGTGCGAGGCATTCGACAACTTCCCGCCGCCACCCGCCCGGCCGCTGGCGCGGCTGGCCGAAGTTCCCGGCGGCGTCTGGCTCCTCATGCGACTGTTGCGCACGAAGTTCTTCCGCCACAACGAAAAGACTTACGGCGGCCTCGCCAAGCACGGCATCCCCGACACCGTGCTCGACGACTGGTTCGCCCCGGCCACCCGCGACCGCGCCATCCGCCGCGACCTCGCCAAGTTCGCCGTCTCGACGCCGGGCCACGACGTCCTGCTGCGGTGGACGGCGCGGCTGTCCGACTTCGACCGCCCCGTGCTGGTCGTGTGGGCGCCGGAGGACCGCATGATGCCGGTGCCCCACGGCCGCCGCCTGGCGGAGCTCTTCCCGGGCGGCCGGCTCGTCGAGATCGCCGACTCGTGGACGCTCGTCCCCGAGGATCAGCCGGACCGCCTGGCCGAAGTGCTGCGAAAGTTCCTGCCCGCGGCTGTCTGA
- a CDS encoding plasmid stabilization protein has protein sequence MPQETWSDKRERQYEHIKSAQKDRGAGTSRAEEIAARTVNKNRARSGKSRTASTTSIRDKSPQQRGGERSGKGLGPGGPTRDQLYNEARQRNIKGRSSMTKKELQKALGR, from the coding sequence GTGCCTCAGGAAACCTGGAGCGACAAGCGCGAGCGCCAGTACGAGCACATCAAGTCGGCGCAGAAAGACCGCGGCGCCGGCACTTCGCGGGCCGAGGAGATCGCCGCCCGCACGGTGAACAAGAACCGCGCCCGTTCCGGCAAGTCCCGCACCGCGAGCACGACCTCGATCCGCGACAAGAGCCCGCAGCAGCGCGGCGGGGAACGCAGCGGCAAGGGCCTCGGGCCGGGCGGGCCGACCAGGGATCAGCTGTACAACGAGGCCAGGCAGCGCAACATCAAGGGCCGCTCGAGCATGACCAAGAAGGAACTGCAAAAAGCCCTGGGCCGCTGA
- a CDS encoding VOC family protein, with amino-acid sequence MNSRLIAVAIDCRNAEALAEFWREALDYPATERWTDHHGLTYVELKAPGRASLLFQPVPEGKTVKNRLHLDVAPTTAEQRDEVERLVTLGAKILDDPDDEHWIVLADPEGNEFCVLPRR; translated from the coding sequence GTGAACAGCCGGCTGATCGCCGTCGCCATCGACTGCCGCAACGCCGAGGCACTGGCCGAGTTCTGGCGAGAGGCCCTGGACTACCCGGCCACCGAACGCTGGACCGACCACCACGGGCTGACCTACGTCGAGCTCAAAGCGCCCGGCCGGGCGTCGCTGCTGTTCCAGCCCGTGCCCGAGGGCAAGACCGTCAAGAACCGGCTGCACCTCGACGTCGCGCCCACCACCGCCGAGCAGCGCGACGAGGTCGAACGCCTCGTCACCCTCGGCGCGAAGATCCTCGACGACCCGGACGACGAGCACTGGATCGTCCTGGCCGACCCCGAGGGCAACGAGTTCTGTGTCCTGCCGCGGCGCTGA
- a CDS encoding hemerythrin domain-containing protein, producing the protein MSTDDLVSVLAEDHLGLSRICTELEIDHGSPENRREVADHLIAQLVRHEVAEEPYLPPGPALHGADDLMRPVEGLGPQDARFERLPATLLHAVRQHLREAGPAVTRPRNRYPADRLRELGQDVREGRRAADSLPHPAIAGRTPPNALLRTGPGFVDRVRATLTSVH; encoded by the coding sequence ATGAGCACCGATGACCTCGTCTCCGTCCTCGCCGAGGACCACCTGGGGTTGAGCAGGATCTGCACCGAGCTGGAAATCGACCACGGCAGCCCGGAGAACCGCCGGGAAGTGGCCGATCACCTCATCGCCCAGCTCGTGCGGCACGAGGTGGCCGAGGAGCCGTACCTGCCGCCCGGCCCCGCCCTGCACGGCGCCGACGACCTGATGCGCCCGGTGGAAGGCCTGGGCCCGCAGGACGCACGCTTCGAGCGCCTGCCGGCGACCTTGCTTCACGCCGTGCGGCAACATCTGCGCGAAGCCGGGCCCGCGGTCACCAGGCCGCGCAACCGCTACCCGGCCGACCGGTTGCGGGAGCTCGGCCAGGACGTCCGCGAAGGCCGCCGGGCCGCGGACTCACTGCCCCACCCGGCGATCGCCGGCCGCACACCCCCGAACGCGCTGCTGCGAACGGGGCCGGGGTTCGTCGACCGCGTCCGGGCGACGCTGACCTCCGTCCACTGA
- a CDS encoding endonuclease, whose product MTAVEDVLAEYGTTHAERAGIKLADKPQPLYQLLVLTTLMSARIGSDIAVAAAKELWQAGWRTPKAMRDSEWTDRVHALGRGRYVRYDESTARYLVDSAEFLHERYQDDLRKLADAAGRSPERLEKLLTEFPRIGPTGAQIFCQEVQAVWPWVRPYFDKRALAGAKKAGLPADPEKLAGLVAGDDVARLAAALVQVNIHAKKD is encoded by the coding sequence ATGACCGCAGTGGAGGACGTGCTGGCCGAGTACGGCACCACCCACGCCGAGCGGGCCGGCATCAAGCTCGCCGACAAGCCGCAGCCGCTGTACCAGCTGCTCGTTCTCACCACGCTGATGTCGGCGCGCATCGGCTCCGACATCGCCGTGGCCGCGGCGAAGGAGCTGTGGCAGGCGGGCTGGCGGACCCCGAAGGCCATGCGGGACTCCGAATGGACCGACCGCGTCCACGCGCTGGGGCGCGGCCGTTACGTGCGCTACGACGAGAGCACCGCCCGCTACCTCGTGGACAGCGCGGAGTTCCTGCACGAGCGCTACCAGGACGACCTGCGCAAGCTCGCCGACGCCGCCGGCCGCTCGCCGGAACGGCTGGAGAAGCTGCTCACGGAGTTCCCCCGCATCGGTCCGACCGGCGCGCAGATCTTCTGCCAGGAGGTCCAGGCCGTGTGGCCGTGGGTGCGCCCGTACTTCGACAAACGGGCGCTGGCCGGCGCGAAGAAGGCCGGGCTGCCGGCCGATCCCGAGAAGCTCGCGGGCCTCGTGGCCGGCGACGACGTGGCCCGGCTCGCCGCCGCCCTCGTGCAGGTGAACATCCACGCGAAGAAGGACTGA
- a CDS encoding SRPBCC family protein, with translation MTDYRHSATVELPADELFAYLREPRNLPHYFSQMQAARPEGGDTVHVEAEVHGRHVEGDAWLEVDEGTRTLSWGAEGPDDYHGTLSIDEAGPAASRVEVTLSSVREGSGDEIQRGLEETVAALAHTAVADSTVDP, from the coding sequence ATGACCGACTACCGGCACAGCGCCACCGTGGAACTGCCCGCCGATGAGCTGTTCGCCTACCTGCGCGAGCCGCGCAACCTGCCGCACTACTTCTCGCAGATGCAAGCGGCGCGTCCTGAAGGCGGCGACACCGTCCACGTCGAGGCCGAGGTCCACGGCCGGCACGTCGAGGGTGACGCCTGGCTCGAAGTGGACGAAGGCACCCGCACCCTGTCCTGGGGCGCCGAAGGCCCGGACGACTACCACGGCACCCTCTCGATCGACGAGGCCGGACCCGCGGCCAGCCGCGTGGAGGTGACCCTGAGCAGCGTCCGCGAGGGCTCTGGCGACGAGATCCAGCGCGGCCTCGAGGAGACGGTCGCGGCACTGGCCCACACCGCGGTCGCCGACTCCACTGTGGACCCGTGA
- a CDS encoding phage holin family protein, which yields MTEEVQPIPPKERSFGELVSDLTDQVKRLVRDEVRLGVLELKQKSTRMGVGAGLFGAAGLVALFGAGALVAAAIMALALVLPGWAAALVVAGALFVVAGISALVGRTQIKNATPPVPQEAIEGVRKDVEVVKQEVRS from the coding sequence GTGACCGAAGAGGTGCAGCCGATTCCGCCGAAGGAACGCTCGTTCGGCGAGCTCGTCTCCGACCTCACCGACCAGGTGAAGCGGCTGGTGCGCGACGAGGTCCGGCTCGGGGTCCTGGAGCTGAAGCAGAAGAGCACGCGGATGGGCGTGGGCGCCGGGTTGTTCGGCGCCGCCGGGCTCGTCGCGCTGTTCGGCGCGGGGGCGCTGGTGGCCGCCGCGATCATGGCGCTCGCGCTCGTGCTGCCCGGATGGGCGGCGGCGCTGGTCGTCGCGGGCGCGTTGTTCGTCGTCGCCGGGATCTCGGCGCTCGTCGGGCGCACGCAGATCAAGAACGCGACGCCGCCCGTGCCGCAGGAAGCCATCGAGGGCGTCCGCAAGGACGTCGAGGTCGTCAAGCAGGAGGTGCGCTCGTGA
- a CDS encoding DUF3618 domain-containing protein, whose protein sequence is MNREFPETPDDVRIDRDATRAELAQTLETLEQKLDVRPKIKQGIDDRLDQAEAKVGTVVGEPTAAKFRQGAETVRANPVPVFASLLGLIVVLRLILRRRSHED, encoded by the coding sequence GTGAACCGCGAGTTCCCGGAGACCCCGGACGACGTCCGCATCGACCGCGACGCCACGCGCGCCGAGCTCGCGCAGACGCTGGAAACCCTCGAGCAGAAGCTCGATGTGCGCCCGAAGATCAAGCAGGGCATCGACGACCGGCTCGACCAGGCCGAGGCCAAGGTCGGCACGGTCGTCGGCGAACCGACGGCCGCGAAGTTCCGCCAGGGCGCCGAAACCGTGCGCGCCAACCCGGTCCCGGTCTTCGCGAGCCTACTCGGCCTGATCGTCGTGCTGCGGCTCATCCTGCGCCGGCGCTCGCACGAAGATTGA
- a CDS encoding thiamine pyrophosphate-requiring protein: protein MTTTVADYVLQRLREWDVEQVFGYPGDGINGLVTAFGAAGNDPRFVQARHEEMAAFEAVGYAKFSGRVGVCAATSGPGAIHLLNGLYDAKLDHVPVVAIVGQTARSAMGGSYQQEVDLQALFKDVASEYLVEVNVPEQLPNALDRAIRTALAQRAPTALIIPADVQELPYSPPGHEIKHVPSSPPGHPRAKVVPPDEELTRAAEVLNSGEMVAILLGQGARNAVTEVREVAELTGAGVAKALLGKDVLPDDLPYVTGAIGLLGTRPSYELMHDCDTLLIIGSGFPYSQFLPPFGQARAVQIDLDARYLGLRYPTEVTLLGDAKSTLEGLLPLLERKTDRVWRERIEKNVTEWTDTVTRQAMLAADPINPMRIVQELSERIPEDAIVTADSGSTANWYARNLRIRGRIRASLSGTLATMGPGVPYAIGAKFAHPDRPVVALVGDGAMQMNGMAELLTLARYRELWPDQRCVICVFHNGDLNQVTWELRAMGGAPKFEPSQSLPEVSYADFARGIGLGGIAVDDPERLGDAWTTALNADVPTVLDVRCDPEVPPIPPHATFEQIKSMTESVLKGDPHAWHLVAQGLKTKVQELLPTRT from the coding sequence ATGACCACAACCGTTGCGGACTACGTGTTGCAGAGGCTGCGCGAATGGGACGTCGAGCAGGTGTTCGGCTATCCCGGGGACGGGATCAACGGCCTCGTCACCGCGTTCGGCGCCGCGGGGAACGACCCGCGGTTCGTGCAGGCGCGGCACGAGGAAATGGCGGCGTTCGAGGCCGTCGGGTACGCGAAGTTCAGCGGACGCGTCGGCGTGTGCGCGGCGACGTCCGGGCCCGGCGCGATCCACCTGCTCAACGGCCTCTACGACGCCAAACTCGACCACGTGCCCGTGGTGGCGATCGTCGGCCAGACCGCGCGCAGCGCGATGGGCGGCAGCTACCAGCAGGAAGTCGACCTGCAGGCGCTGTTCAAGGACGTCGCGAGCGAGTACCTCGTCGAGGTCAACGTGCCCGAGCAGCTGCCCAACGCGCTCGACCGCGCCATCCGCACCGCGCTCGCGCAGCGCGCCCCCACGGCCCTGATCATCCCGGCGGACGTGCAGGAGCTGCCGTACTCGCCGCCCGGGCACGAGATCAAGCACGTGCCCTCCAGCCCGCCCGGCCACCCGCGCGCGAAGGTCGTGCCGCCGGACGAGGAGCTGACGCGGGCGGCCGAGGTCCTCAACTCCGGTGAGATGGTCGCGATCCTGCTCGGCCAGGGCGCGCGCAACGCCGTGACCGAGGTCCGCGAGGTCGCCGAGCTGACGGGCGCGGGTGTGGCCAAAGCGTTGCTGGGCAAGGACGTGCTGCCCGACGATCTGCCGTACGTGACCGGCGCGATCGGCCTGCTGGGCACGCGCCCGAGCTACGAGCTCATGCACGACTGCGACACTCTGCTGATCATCGGCTCCGGCTTCCCGTACAGCCAGTTCCTGCCACCGTTCGGGCAGGCGCGCGCGGTGCAGATCGACCTCGACGCGCGGTACCTGGGCCTGCGCTACCCCACCGAGGTCACCCTCCTCGGCGACGCCAAGTCCACTTTGGAAGGGCTCCTCCCGTTGCTGGAGCGCAAGACCGACCGCGTGTGGCGTGAGCGGATCGAGAAGAACGTGACCGAGTGGACGGACACCGTCACGCGGCAGGCCATGCTGGCGGCGGACCCGATCAACCCGATGCGGATCGTCCAGGAGCTGTCCGAGCGGATCCCCGAGGACGCCATCGTCACCGCCGACTCCGGCTCGACGGCCAACTGGTACGCCCGCAACCTGCGCATCCGCGGGCGGATCCGCGCTTCGCTGTCGGGGACGCTCGCGACGATGGGCCCGGGGGTGCCGTACGCGATCGGCGCCAAGTTCGCGCATCCCGACCGCCCGGTGGTCGCACTCGTGGGCGACGGGGCCATGCAGATGAACGGCATGGCCGAGCTGCTCACCCTCGCGCGCTACCGCGAGCTGTGGCCCGACCAGCGGTGCGTGATCTGCGTCTTCCACAACGGCGACCTCAACCAGGTCACGTGGGAGCTGCGCGCGATGGGTGGCGCGCCGAAGTTCGAGCCGTCGCAGTCGCTGCCCGAAGTGTCCTATGCGGACTTCGCCCGCGGCATCGGGCTGGGCGGCATCGCGGTCGACGACCCCGAGCGGCTCGGCGACGCCTGGACCACGGCGCTCAACGCCGACGTCCCGACCGTCCTCGACGTGCGGTGCGACCCCGAGGTGCCGCCGATCCCGCCGCACGCGACTTTCGAGCAGATCAAATCCATGACCGAATCGGTGCTCAAGGGCGATCCCCACGCGTGGCACCTGGTCGCCCAGGGCCTCAAGACCAAGGTCCAGGAGCTCCTGCCGACGCGCACCTGA
- a CDS encoding Vms1/Ankzf1 family peptidyl-tRNA hydrolase — MDTHDLRPLTTATGPFASVHFDQSHDTEDAAKQLRLRLREINAALSEQDADPATVAAIVEAIEAAPPPVGPAGRSLIAAHGEIVADRRLAAPPAAQEARYSDLPYFLPVVTHAEDAPEHVVVLVDRHGADVEVHHPDGTVRAETVQGPEDDVHKVRGGGPAHRNLQHRTEEAVRHNLEGVAAAVAKTVERTGARLVVLAGEVQARAELLGLLPEPVRAIAEETDVGGRAAGADRAELDEHVHELLAGRHLGELDDLAERFRAEVGRGSGLAVSGLEAVTAALSEANVATLLVGDPGDAEVLTGREPTQVGVAAPRLAALGAPEPAPHRADEALPYAAVAVGADVVVMDERLDLPGGFAALLRHP, encoded by the coding sequence GTGGACACGCACGACCTGCGTCCCCTGACGACAGCGACCGGACCGTTCGCCTCGGTCCACTTCGACCAGTCACATGACACGGAAGACGCGGCCAAGCAGCTTCGCTTGCGACTCAGGGAGATCAACGCGGCCCTGTCCGAGCAGGACGCCGACCCGGCGACGGTCGCCGCGATCGTCGAGGCGATCGAAGCCGCTCCCCCGCCTGTCGGGCCGGCCGGGCGGAGCCTGATCGCCGCGCACGGCGAGATCGTGGCCGACCGGCGGCTCGCCGCGCCACCTGCCGCGCAGGAGGCGCGGTACTCGGACCTGCCGTACTTCCTGCCGGTGGTGACGCACGCCGAGGACGCGCCCGAGCACGTGGTGGTGCTCGTCGATCGCCACGGCGCGGACGTCGAGGTGCACCACCCCGACGGCACCGTGCGCGCGGAAACCGTGCAGGGCCCCGAGGACGACGTGCACAAGGTCCGCGGCGGCGGCCCGGCGCACCGGAACCTGCAGCACCGCACCGAGGAAGCCGTGCGGCACAACCTCGAGGGCGTCGCCGCGGCCGTGGCCAAGACGGTCGAACGGACCGGCGCCCGCCTGGTCGTGCTGGCCGGCGAGGTGCAGGCCCGCGCCGAGCTGCTCGGCCTGCTGCCGGAGCCCGTTCGCGCGATCGCCGAGGAGACCGACGTCGGGGGCCGCGCCGCCGGCGCCGACCGCGCCGAGCTGGACGAACACGTCCACGAGCTGCTGGCCGGCCGCCACCTCGGCGAGCTCGACGACCTCGCCGAACGCTTCCGCGCCGAGGTCGGGCGCGGTTCGGGCCTCGCCGTCAGCGGCCTCGAGGCCGTCACGGCGGCGCTGTCCGAGGCCAACGTCGCCACCCTGCTCGTCGGCGACCCCGGCGACGCCGAGGTGCTGACCGGCCGCGAACCCACCCAGGTCGGCGTCGCCGCGCCCCGGCTGGCGGCGCTCGGCGCTCCCGAACCCGCACCCCACCGCGCCGACGAGGCCCTCCCCTACGCCGCCGTGGCCGTCGGCGCGGACGTGGTGGTGATGGACGAGCGCCTCGACCTGCCCGGCGGGTTCGCCGCCCTGCTGCGCCACCCGTGA
- a CDS encoding malic enzyme-like NAD(P)-binding protein produces the protein MYRFAARADVMIAVEPDPALCGEWDATRLGPPMRKVAQLPCWDPDRDAAIRRAHDQFRWFSGGWKVNSELPGPAGFAGATQFVRQDDVAAGIPGGPEVGPIREAVQQFADSGVTDPALIQVGGDRREEFLAFARRSCCRLCGRNAGEKPADFPVSARGIRRDMSRSRGKVEISVRVRLEGPEDLAKEYTPGVAEVAERVADDPSALMRETVKANSVAIVSDGSALLGLGDRGPAAALPVMEGKAALLKRFADVDAWPICPVSRDPDDLVRTVKDLATSFGAINLEDIAAPRCFTVERRLHDELDIPVFHDDQHGTAVVVLAALHNAMKLTEREPAGTSVVISGAGAAGSATARLLREAGYERIAVCDSQGVLHPDRDLVGEKRWLAENTNRDGAVEGSLHDALSGADVFIGVSAGGLLGEDDVAAMADRAIVFALANPDPEIDPDIAGKHAEIVATGRSDYPNQINNVLAFPGVFRGLLDSGAPRVTSRMLLAAARALADVVADDLTPQRIVPTVFDDGVVEAVAGAVMGAAKED, from the coding sequence GTGTACCGGTTCGCCGCGCGGGCCGACGTGATGATCGCGGTCGAGCCCGACCCGGCGCTGTGCGGCGAGTGGGACGCCACGCGCCTCGGCCCGCCGATGCGCAAGGTCGCGCAGCTGCCGTGCTGGGATCCCGACCGGGACGCGGCCATCCGGCGAGCGCACGACCAGTTCCGCTGGTTCAGTGGGGGGTGGAAGGTCAACTCGGAGCTGCCGGGGCCGGCCGGGTTCGCGGGCGCGACGCAGTTCGTGCGCCAGGACGACGTGGCCGCGGGTATCCCGGGTGGTCCGGAGGTGGGGCCGATCCGGGAAGCGGTGCAGCAGTTCGCGGATTCGGGCGTCACGGACCCGGCGCTGATCCAGGTCGGAGGCGACCGGCGGGAGGAGTTCCTGGCTTTCGCGAGAAGGAGCTGTTGCCGGCTCTGCGGGCGTAACGCCGGTGAAAAACCGGCTGATTTCCCGGTGTCCGCCCGGGGTATCCGGCGGGACATGAGCCGTAGCCGTGGAAAAGTGGAGATCTCGGTCCGGGTCCGACTCGAGGGACCCGAGGACTTGGCCAAGGAGTACACGCCCGGGGTCGCCGAGGTGGCCGAGCGGGTGGCCGACGACCCGTCCGCGCTGATGCGCGAGACGGTGAAGGCCAACTCGGTCGCGATCGTGTCCGACGGTTCGGCGCTGCTCGGCCTTGGCGACCGCGGCCCGGCCGCCGCGCTGCCCGTGATGGAGGGCAAGGCGGCGTTGCTGAAGCGGTTCGCCGACGTCGACGCGTGGCCGATCTGCCCGGTCAGCCGGGATCCGGACGACCTGGTGCGGACGGTGAAGGACCTCGCGACCTCGTTCGGCGCGATCAACCTCGAGGACATCGCCGCGCCGAGGTGCTTCACCGTCGAGCGCCGCCTGCACGACGAGCTCGACATCCCCGTCTTCCACGACGACCAGCACGGCACCGCGGTCGTCGTGCTCGCCGCGCTGCACAACGCGATGAAGCTGACCGAGCGCGAGCCCGCCGGCACTTCCGTGGTGATCTCCGGCGCGGGCGCGGCGGGCAGCGCCACGGCGCGGCTGCTGCGCGAGGCCGGGTACGAGCGGATCGCCGTCTGCGACAGCCAAGGCGTGCTGCACCCCGACCGCGACCTCGTCGGCGAGAAGCGCTGGCTCGCGGAGAACACCAACCGCGACGGTGCCGTCGAGGGCAGCCTGCACGACGCGCTCTCCGGCGCCGACGTCTTCATCGGCGTCAGCGCCGGCGGCCTGCTCGGCGAAGACGACGTCGCCGCGATGGCCGACCGCGCGATCGTGTTCGCACTGGCCAACCCGGACCCCGAGATCGACCCGGACATCGCGGGCAAGCACGCGGAGATCGTCGCCACGGGCCGCAGCGACTACCCGAACCAGATCAACAACGTGCTCGCTTTCCCGGGCGTCTTCCGCGGCCTGCTGGACTCCGGCGCGCCCCGCGTCACGAGCCGCATGCTCCTCGCCGCGGCCCGCGCCCTCGCCGACGTCGTCGCCGACGACCTCACCCCGCAGCGCATCGTGCCGACCGTCTTCGACGACGGCGTGGTGGAAGCCGTCGCGGGCGCGGTGATGGGGGCTGCGAAGGAGGATTGA